Proteins found in one Quercus robur chromosome 2, dhQueRobu3.1, whole genome shotgun sequence genomic segment:
- the LOC126713612 gene encoding polypyrimidine tract-binding protein homolog 3 isoform X1: MWAPKYLNSSAPQKENHFYTCICQRCLWMNDLLQLFQPFGVITKLVMLRAKNQALIQMQDIPSAVNALQFYANVQPSIRGRNVYVQFSSHQELTTMDQNTQGRGDEPNRILLVTIHHMLYPITVDVLHQVFSPHGFVEKIVTFQKSAGFQALIQYQSRQSAVVARTALQGRNIYDGCCQLDIQYSNLDELQVNYNNERSRDFTNPNLPTEHQGRSSQPGYGDAGGMYALQATGRAVPFPQMANTAAIAAAFGGGLPPGISGTNDRCTVLVSNLNPDRIDEDKLFNLFSLYGNIVRIKLLRNKPDHALIQMGDGLQAELAVNFLKGAMLFEKPMEVNFSKHPNITQGADTHEYINSNLNRFNRNAQKNYRYCCSPTKMIHLSTLPQDLTEEEIVSHLEEHGTIVNTKLFEMNGKKQALVLFETEEQATEALVCKHATSVSGSIIRISFSQLQAI, encoded by the exons ATGTGGGCCCCGAAATATCTGAA TTCAAGTGCCCCACAAAAGGAAAACCATTTTTATACATGCATATGTCAAAGGTGTTTATGGATG AATGATTTGCTTCAGCTATTCCAGCCATTTGGAGTCATAACTAAGCTTGTGATGCTTCGAGCAAAAAATCAG GCTCTTATCCAAATGCAAGATATTCCTTCAGCAGTTAATGCTCTGCAATTCTATGCAAACGTCCAGCCAAGCATAAG GGGGAGGAATGTTTATGTCCAGTTCTCATCACATCAGGAACTAACAACAATGGATCAAAACACTCAAGGACGAGGAGATGAG CCAAATCGAATTCTTCTAGTTACAATTCACCACATGCTATATCCAATAACAGTGGACGTGCTGCATCAAGTGTTTTCTCCGCATGGATTTGTGGAGAAGATCGTCACTTTTCAGAAGTCAGCTG GCTTTCAAGCCCTCATTCAGTATCAATCACGTCAGAGTGCTGTTGTAGCTAGAACTGCACTTCAG GGACGTAATATTTATGATGGTTGCTGTCAGCTGGACATTCAGTACTCGAA CCTTGACGAGTTACAAGTAAACTACAATAATGAGCGTTCAAG GGATTTCACAAACCCAAATCTACCTACAGAACATCAAGGCAGATCATCACAA CCTGGGTATGGGGATGCAGGAGGCATGTATGCCCTTCAAGCTACTGGGCGGGCAG TTCCATTTCCACAG ATGGCCAATACAGCAGCCATTGCGGCTGCCTTTGGAGGAGGTTTGCCTCCTGGAATAAGTGGGACAAATGACAGGTGTACAGTCCTTGTTTCCAATCTCAATCCTGat AGAATAGATGAGGATAAGCTCTTcaatcttttctctttatatgGAAACATTGTGAGAATTAAACTTCTCCGCAATAAACCAGATCATGCACTCATTCAGATGGGTGATGGCTTGCAGGCTGAACTGGCAGTTAACTTTTTGAAG GGAGCAATGCTATTTGAGAAGCCAATGGAGGTGAACTTTTCAAAGCATCCAAATATAACCCAAGGTGCTGACACCCATGAGTACATAAACTCAAATCTCAACCGCTTCAACCGTAATGCTCAAAAGAATTACCGCTACTGCTGCTCCCCCACAAAAATGATACACCTATCTACTCTCCCCCAGGATCTCACTGAGGAGGAGATTGTGAGCCACTTGGAAGAACACGGCACCATTGTCAACACTAAGCTTTTCGAAATGAATGGGAAGAAGCAGGCCCTGGTTCTGTTTGAAACTGAGGAGCAGGCTACTGAAGCCCTTGTGTGCAAGCATGCTACCTCAGTTTCTGGGTCCATAATCCGGATTTCCTTTTCCCAGTTacaggctatataa
- the LOC126713612 gene encoding polypyrimidine tract-binding protein homolog 3 isoform X2 has product MTEPSKVIHVRNVGPEISENDLLQLFQPFGVITKLVMLRAKNQALIQMQDIPSAVNALQFYANVQPSIRGRNVYVQFSSHQELTTMDQNTQGRGDEPNRILLVTIHHMLYPITVDVLHQVFSPHGFVEKIVTFQKSAGFQALIQYQSRQSAVVARTALQGRNIYDGCCQLDIQYSNLDELQVNYNNERSRDFTNPNLPTEHQGRSSQPGYGDAGGMYALQATGRAVPFPQMANTAAIAAAFGGGLPPGISGTNDRCTVLVSNLNPDRIDEDKLFNLFSLYGNIVRIKLLRNKPDHALIQMGDGLQAELAVNFLKGAMLFEKPMEVNFSKHPNITQGADTHEYINSNLNRFNRNAQKNYRYCCSPTKMIHLSTLPQDLTEEEIVSHLEEHGTIVNTKLFEMNGKKQALVLFETEEQATEALVCKHATSVSGSIIRISFSQLQAI; this is encoded by the exons ATGACAGAACCTTCTAAGGTCATTCACGTTCGCAATGTGGGCCCCGAAATATCTGAA AATGATTTGCTTCAGCTATTCCAGCCATTTGGAGTCATAACTAAGCTTGTGATGCTTCGAGCAAAAAATCAG GCTCTTATCCAAATGCAAGATATTCCTTCAGCAGTTAATGCTCTGCAATTCTATGCAAACGTCCAGCCAAGCATAAG GGGGAGGAATGTTTATGTCCAGTTCTCATCACATCAGGAACTAACAACAATGGATCAAAACACTCAAGGACGAGGAGATGAG CCAAATCGAATTCTTCTAGTTACAATTCACCACATGCTATATCCAATAACAGTGGACGTGCTGCATCAAGTGTTTTCTCCGCATGGATTTGTGGAGAAGATCGTCACTTTTCAGAAGTCAGCTG GCTTTCAAGCCCTCATTCAGTATCAATCACGTCAGAGTGCTGTTGTAGCTAGAACTGCACTTCAG GGACGTAATATTTATGATGGTTGCTGTCAGCTGGACATTCAGTACTCGAA CCTTGACGAGTTACAAGTAAACTACAATAATGAGCGTTCAAG GGATTTCACAAACCCAAATCTACCTACAGAACATCAAGGCAGATCATCACAA CCTGGGTATGGGGATGCAGGAGGCATGTATGCCCTTCAAGCTACTGGGCGGGCAG TTCCATTTCCACAG ATGGCCAATACAGCAGCCATTGCGGCTGCCTTTGGAGGAGGTTTGCCTCCTGGAATAAGTGGGACAAATGACAGGTGTACAGTCCTTGTTTCCAATCTCAATCCTGat AGAATAGATGAGGATAAGCTCTTcaatcttttctctttatatgGAAACATTGTGAGAATTAAACTTCTCCGCAATAAACCAGATCATGCACTCATTCAGATGGGTGATGGCTTGCAGGCTGAACTGGCAGTTAACTTTTTGAAG GGAGCAATGCTATTTGAGAAGCCAATGGAGGTGAACTTTTCAAAGCATCCAAATATAACCCAAGGTGCTGACACCCATGAGTACATAAACTCAAATCTCAACCGCTTCAACCGTAATGCTCAAAAGAATTACCGCTACTGCTGCTCCCCCACAAAAATGATACACCTATCTACTCTCCCCCAGGATCTCACTGAGGAGGAGATTGTGAGCCACTTGGAAGAACACGGCACCATTGTCAACACTAAGCTTTTCGAAATGAATGGGAAGAAGCAGGCCCTGGTTCTGTTTGAAACTGAGGAGCAGGCTACTGAAGCCCTTGTGTGCAAGCATGCTACCTCAGTTTCTGGGTCCATAATCCGGATTTCCTTTTCCCAGTTacaggctatataa